From the Sphingomonas suaedae genome, one window contains:
- a CDS encoding PLP-dependent cysteine synthase family protein: MIDSATRRAWVARACAFLTAERMRAAQTPLLQFTVAAFPNVRFYLKDERAHPSGSLKHRLAHALFAHAICSGNVGSDTLVVEASSGSTAISEAWFARALGLHFVAVVPDRTAPAKLAAIRAVGGEILLVPDGGDVCAEADALAKCRGGWFMNQFDHALEATDWRGANNIAESLFGQLIDIGDPVPRWVVTGAGTGGTSATIGRYIRHRPELAEVRMCVVDPAGSAFYKAYVSGDRSVRGCTSPVVEGIGRGRVERGFLPALVDRMIAVPDASSIAAAYWLRAQSGAAFGPSTGTNMVGAILLAQELEDQGESGAIAVIGCDGGERYRETIYDSAWLQRHGYDISGWDRLPDLIARHANLMHSCRTA, encoded by the coding sequence ATGATCGACAGCGCAACCCGTCGGGCATGGGTAGCGCGCGCGTGCGCGTTTCTCACCGCAGAACGTATGCGCGCCGCCCAGACCCCATTGCTACAATTTACGGTGGCCGCATTTCCAAATGTGCGCTTCTACCTCAAGGACGAACGTGCGCACCCGTCGGGCAGCCTAAAGCATCGCTTGGCCCATGCGCTGTTTGCCCATGCGATCTGTAGCGGCAACGTGGGGTCAGATACGCTTGTCGTCGAGGCGTCTTCGGGCTCGACCGCCATTTCGGAAGCCTGGTTCGCCCGCGCGCTTGGCCTGCACTTTGTCGCAGTGGTGCCGGATCGGACCGCCCCCGCAAAGCTTGCCGCCATCCGGGCAGTAGGCGGAGAGATCCTGCTCGTGCCGGATGGCGGCGACGTTTGCGCCGAGGCCGATGCGCTTGCGAAGTGCCGTGGCGGGTGGTTTATGAACCAGTTCGACCATGCGCTCGAAGCAACCGACTGGCGCGGAGCGAACAATATTGCCGAAAGCCTTTTCGGCCAACTGATCGATATAGGCGATCCGGTGCCACGGTGGGTCGTCACCGGCGCGGGGACCGGCGGTACCTCGGCAACGATCGGCCGCTATATCCGCCATCGCCCTGAACTTGCCGAAGTCCGGATGTGCGTCGTCGATCCGGCGGGTTCCGCGTTCTACAAGGCCTATGTTTCCGGGGATCGATCAGTGCGCGGATGCACAAGCCCCGTTGTCGAGGGGATCGGTCGCGGCCGAGTGGAGCGCGGTTTCCTGCCGGCACTCGTCGACCGGATGATCGCAGTTCCCGATGCATCTTCGATTGCCGCTGCGTATTGGTTGCGTGCGCAAAGTGGTGCCGCCTTCGGCCCATCGACGGGCACAAATATGGTCGGTGCGATTTTGCTTGCGCAGGAACTAGAAGACCAGGGGGAAAGCGGCGCAATTGCGGTAATCGGCTGCGATGGCGGAGAGCGTTATCGCGAGACGATCTACGATTCAGCGTGGCTCCAACGCCATGGATATGACATTTCCGGCTGGGACAGACTGCCCGATCTGATAGCGCGCCATGCAAACCTTATGCACAGTTGTAGGACC
- a CDS encoding Lrp/AsnC family transcriptional regulator, which yields MMDKIDRKLLALVQLDGALTVAQLAEKAGISTTPVWKRMRRLEEAGVIRGRVALLDPARLGLKLTGFVQVRTNDHSAEWLEEFGAAVRSIPEIIEVHRMAGDIDYLLKIVAPDIAGYDRIYKQLIRLARITDVSAGFSMEIVKETTSLPLEYAE from the coding sequence ATGATGGATAAAATAGACCGAAAGCTTCTCGCGTTGGTTCAGTTGGACGGTGCGTTGACCGTTGCGCAGCTGGCAGAAAAGGCTGGCATATCGACCACGCCAGTTTGGAAGCGCATGAGGCGGCTCGAGGAAGCCGGCGTCATCCGTGGCCGGGTAGCGCTGCTGGATCCTGCCAGATTGGGTCTGAAGTTGACGGGGTTCGTGCAGGTTCGAACGAACGATCACAGCGCAGAGTGGCTTGAAGAATTCGGTGCCGCAGTGCGATCAATTCCCGAGATCATCGAAGTGCATCGGATGGCCGGTGATATCGACTATTTGCTCAAGATCGTCGCCCCCGACATTGCCGGATATGATCGCATTTACAAGCAGTTGATCCGCCTCGCGCGGATTACCGATGTAAGCGCCGGCTTTTCAATGGAAATCGTCAAAGAGACCACGTCGCTTCCATTGGAATATGCCGAGTGA
- a CDS encoding RNA polymerase sigma factor translates to MKLVASDGADARSALSSASAYRGSPTVRPNPEPVADAARIELIAALTTRFRAPMLQYFRRRLRLAEDAEELTQDLFVRLLRRRNLDDIDNIEVFLYVSAANLLKDYYRALSRRGQAQSIDDIELPSPDKDPSQQAMHQGEIDTLLDAVQALPPKCKIAFVMHRFDEVPHREIARRMGITVSMVEKHIATAMQHLRKRLNDSAQ, encoded by the coding sequence GTGAAACTGGTGGCGTCCGACGGCGCCGACGCCCGCAGCGCGCTTTCGAGCGCTTCTGCCTATCGGGGCAGTCCGACGGTTCGACCGAATCCCGAGCCAGTGGCAGACGCCGCTCGGATAGAGCTCATCGCAGCGCTGACCACGCGCTTTCGTGCACCGATGCTTCAATATTTCCGCCGTCGCTTGCGGCTTGCAGAGGATGCGGAAGAGCTTACCCAGGATCTCTTTGTCCGCCTGCTCCGCCGCAGAAATTTGGACGACATCGATAATATCGAGGTCTTCCTGTATGTCTCTGCTGCAAACCTTCTGAAGGACTATTATCGCGCATTGTCGCGGCGGGGCCAGGCGCAATCCATTGATGACATCGAACTTCCTAGTCCCGACAAGGATCCCTCACAGCAGGCGATGCATCAAGGCGAGATCGATACGTTGCTGGATGCCGTTCAAGCGCTGCCGCCGAAGTGCAAGATTGCCTTCGTGATGCATCGCTTTGACGAAGTACCGCACAGGGAGATAGCCCGCCGAATGGGGATTACCGTGTCGATGGTTGAAAAGCATATTGCCACTGCCATGCAGCATCTCAGGAAGCGGCTCAATGACAGCGCGCAATGA
- a CDS encoding FecR family protein, translating to MTRFLSQLTGDVHEDASFWYARLTSDVKSVEDDAAFDRWLAASPDHVRAYDEVCGLATRLDAIADTPRLAEIVLETRRFRTASHRLLAPMRITRRPAAVALAVALMGILTFAAVDTHLFHDPAETEAWKVASGARRHIVLSDGSRLVLGSDSQLKMRFTAGERNLMLEHGQLFIEVAHDPRRKLTVTANGDTVTAVGTAFDVRAHNDATTVTLMRGSVVVAGRGRSKPIRLKPGQQFKSSPGSLLINSVDADATTSWRTGLLQFDAQRLGDIVTQFNHNAAHSIRLADPRLAGLRVSGVFRANDPSGFAAALEPAYPITIERMGSGDLVLHYREIETAVARE from the coding sequence ATGACTAGATTCCTGTCTCAACTGACTGGAGACGTGCACGAGGACGCATCCTTCTGGTACGCTCGATTGACGTCAGACGTAAAGTCGGTCGAGGACGATGCTGCCTTTGATCGCTGGCTTGCCGCTTCGCCCGATCATGTTCGCGCTTATGACGAGGTCTGCGGTCTGGCGACGCGCTTGGACGCGATCGCCGATACGCCCCGGCTGGCCGAAATTGTTCTCGAGACGCGTCGCTTTCGTACAGCGTCGCATCGCTTACTGGCGCCAATGCGAATCACGCGCCGCCCTGCTGCTGTGGCGCTCGCGGTGGCGCTCATGGGAATTCTTACATTTGCGGCCGTCGATACCCACCTCTTTCACGACCCAGCCGAAACCGAGGCTTGGAAGGTGGCTTCCGGAGCGCGACGCCACATTGTCCTTAGCGACGGTTCGCGGCTTGTCCTGGGGTCTGACTCACAACTCAAGATGCGTTTCACCGCCGGGGAGCGCAACCTCATGCTGGAGCATGGGCAGCTTTTCATAGAGGTGGCGCATGATCCTCGCCGAAAGCTGACGGTAACCGCCAACGGCGACACCGTGACCGCAGTCGGAACAGCATTCGATGTGCGGGCGCATAACGACGCGACGACAGTAACGCTGATGCGCGGCAGCGTGGTGGTCGCCGGGCGTGGGCGATCGAAGCCGATCAGGTTGAAGCCTGGACAACAGTTCAAGAGCTCACCGGGGTCACTGTTGATTAATAGCGTGGACGCGGATGCGACGACTTCATGGCGAACCGGATTGCTCCAGTTCGACGCACAGCGGCTGGGCGACATCGTGACACAGTTCAATCACAATGCGGCGCATAGCATCCGCCTAGCCGATCCGCGCCTCGCCGGCCTTCGGGTGTCGGGCGTTTTCCGCGCCAACGATCCCAGTGGTTTTGCCGCCGCGCTGGAGCCGGCCTACCCCATCACCATTGAACGGATGGGGTCCGGCGATCTGGTTCTTCACTACCGCGAGATCGAGACGGCGGTCGCGCGCGAATAG
- a CDS encoding MFS transporter: protein MVLLSLLALGLCSGAFVRHTLSPLQESLQLDLILSDGQIAVLQGPALAIPLAIGAIPLGLIADRYSRRRLVLLATLLNLAATLLTAAATDFMTLIVARGMAGLGIAGLFVAAFSMISDLFSPTERGRATTVLSVGEVAGAPAAFALGGALLAMTGPASESWREAVLWMAIPLACFSTAAFLLREPPRVGTETVRPGLAEAWPTLWRCRAIVFPLLFARIMIFLADGAAVIWTAPVLSRKFDLPPDQIGGMIAAALLFSGVAGPLIGGALADYCQKHGGSRRAMVAMGMISLLSIPPAFFAVFPSPMLVGIGLGVFLTLGFMCGTLAMALTLVAVPGEVRGTFVALTVTVGSLTAVGLAPMIISTLSGVLGGPAALGSALALVGSVMSCAAAIIFMLASRTFPSETGDVG, encoded by the coding sequence ATGGTGTTGCTATCGCTGCTCGCGCTGGGCCTTTGTTCGGGTGCGTTTGTTCGGCACACGCTCAGCCCGTTGCAGGAAAGCCTGCAACTCGACCTTATCCTGAGCGACGGCCAGATCGCAGTGCTGCAGGGGCCTGCGCTCGCAATCCCGCTCGCGATCGGGGCAATTCCGCTGGGCCTGATCGCCGACCGCTATTCCCGCAGGCGGCTTGTCCTGCTCGCTACACTCCTCAACCTTGCGGCGACCTTGCTGACAGCGGCTGCCACTGATTTCATGACTCTTATCGTTGCGCGCGGCATGGCCGGGCTTGGCATCGCGGGGCTGTTCGTCGCGGCCTTTTCGATGATCAGCGACCTGTTCTCACCCACCGAACGGGGAAGGGCGACAACGGTGCTGTCAGTCGGGGAAGTGGCAGGCGCGCCTGCTGCGTTCGCACTGGGCGGTGCGCTGCTGGCGATGACGGGGCCGGCATCTGAGTCCTGGCGTGAGGCGGTGCTGTGGATGGCCATACCGTTGGCGTGCTTCAGCACCGCCGCCTTTCTGCTTCGTGAGCCGCCAAGGGTCGGGACGGAAACGGTGCGCCCTGGCCTTGCCGAAGCATGGCCGACGCTTTGGCGCTGTCGCGCGATCGTGTTTCCATTGTTGTTCGCACGCATCATGATCTTTCTTGCGGATGGCGCGGCCGTCATCTGGACGGCGCCTGTCCTTTCGCGTAAATTTGACCTTCCCCCGGACCAGATTGGCGGAATGATCGCCGCCGCTCTGTTGTTCAGCGGCGTTGCGGGCCCTTTGATCGGCGGCGCGCTGGCCGACTATTGCCAGAAACACGGCGGATCCCGCCGTGCCATGGTTGCGATGGGGATGATCTCGCTGCTGAGCATCCCGCCGGCGTTTTTTGCCGTTTTTCCGTCGCCGATGCTGGTCGGAATCGGCCTTGGTGTCTTTTTGACGCTTGGCTTCATGTGCGGAACATTGGCGATGGCGCTGACGCTCGTGGCGGTGCCCGGGGAGGTTCGAGGTACGTTCGTCGCGCTCACCGTTACGGTGGGCTCGCTCACGGCCGTCGGTCTCGCCCCGATGATCATCAGCACGCTGTCGGGCGTGCTCGGTGGGCCGGCCGCACTTGGCAGCGCGCTAGCCCTGGTTGGCAGCGTCATGAGTTGTGCCGCTGCCATCATCTTCATGCTGGCGAGCCGCACCTTCCCCAGCGAAACCGGTGACGTGGGCTGA
- a CDS encoding TonB-dependent receptor domain-containing protein has translation MSWTKPRVTIGLAAGVAALSLVAGASALHAQPLPAATKSVNIKAQNLSSALLALARQTRTQIVFDPAIVRGRKVSRIEGAMSAEQALRQLLAGTGLHFLATGPERFTVVAATRTRSPRPPELAQPVTQRDPPVGDPAIDTIDSLPLEIVVTARKRTENLIDVPVPVTALSGDQLAASSQARLENYFSSVPGLNLTKGGSGDQAQVSIRGISSGFSNPSVGIVIDDIPFGSSSFWGGGALVPDIDPGDLERVEILRGPQGTLYGSSSLGGLIKYVTKAPSTRAYEARLEAGVLHTEGGRELGYSGRASLNVPAGDTLAFRVSGFGRHEPGYIDNVATGQRDVNAVDAYGGRVSALWRPSDDLSIRIGAFTQHSTHDGASIVNTTLGTLQQALKANTGGSDLDFSGLNAVATLQLGSAEITSLTGYSRYRNDSTVDLGVNAFLGPLSYAADIRTDKFSQELRLALPVSAAIDWLIGGFYTAEDTQYHELVSLYDPVAQRPVADGYNTVSTGNFHEYAVFSNLTVKLSEVFDIQFGGRYARYDQSFGQVWNGLFIPSPPFIPPRSTPEDDAFTYLVTPRLRLATDLNLYARFASGYRAGGPNSSPTPTSLPTFKPDKARNYEIGLKGRGFGGAMSYDLSVYYIDWDDIQLQTFNPSAQTTVYVNGNRARSWGVEFSVEARPWTGLTVTAWGSWNSAELTEEIPVNILAIGSAGDALPFSQNFSGYASAEQAFQVGNGMAVFFGGSASYIDRRQNNFPNGQVTVRRALPSYTKVDLRAGLRADRWKLQVYADNVGDSRGWLAISPYNSSDIQAIRPRTIGASIAYDF, from the coding sequence ATGAGTTGGACTAAGCCAAGAGTGACCATCGGTCTGGCTGCGGGCGTCGCCGCACTTTCGCTCGTTGCCGGCGCATCGGCCCTGCATGCGCAACCCCTCCCGGCGGCAACAAAGTCGGTAAATATCAAGGCGCAGAACCTCAGTTCGGCCCTGTTGGCGCTCGCCCGGCAGACACGAACGCAGATTGTCTTCGATCCCGCCATCGTGCGGGGCCGGAAAGTGTCCAGGATCGAGGGCGCGATGTCGGCTGAACAGGCGCTGCGCCAGCTGCTCGCCGGAACCGGTTTGCATTTTCTGGCGACCGGCCCTGAACGCTTCACGGTCGTCGCCGCGACCAGGACGCGATCACCCCGGCCCCCAGAGCTCGCGCAGCCCGTCACACAGCGTGATCCCCCCGTCGGCGACCCGGCGATCGACACCATAGACAGCCTGCCGCTTGAAATTGTCGTCACCGCACGCAAGCGCACGGAAAACCTCATTGACGTTCCAGTGCCGGTGACGGCGCTTTCTGGCGACCAGTTGGCCGCGTCCAGCCAGGCCCGCCTCGAGAACTACTTTTCGTCGGTACCCGGACTGAATCTTACAAAAGGTGGCTCGGGCGATCAGGCGCAAGTGTCCATTCGGGGCATTTCGTCCGGCTTCAGCAATCCCAGTGTCGGAATCGTCATCGATGATATCCCGTTTGGTTCGTCCAGTTTCTGGGGCGGCGGCGCGCTCGTTCCGGATATCGATCCCGGCGACCTGGAGCGCGTCGAAATTTTGCGGGGTCCGCAAGGGACGCTTTATGGCTCAAGCTCGCTTGGCGGCCTGATAAAGTACGTGACGAAGGCACCGTCGACCCGCGCCTATGAAGCCCGGCTTGAAGCCGGCGTGCTGCATACCGAAGGTGGCCGCGAGCTCGGCTATAGCGGCCGCGCGTCGCTCAACGTTCCCGCCGGAGACACGCTGGCGTTTCGCGTCAGCGGGTTCGGCCGACACGAACCTGGCTATATCGACAATGTCGCCACCGGCCAGCGGGACGTAAACGCCGTCGATGCCTATGGCGGCCGAGTCAGCGCGCTGTGGCGCCCCAGCGACGATCTTAGCATCCGCATCGGCGCCTTCACACAGCACAGCACGCATGACGGTGCCTCGATCGTCAACACGACACTAGGAACGCTGCAACAGGCGCTCAAGGCCAATACCGGAGGATCCGATCTCGATTTCAGCGGCCTAAACGCGGTTGCGACGCTGCAACTGGGCTCTGCAGAGATCACGTCGTTGACCGGATATAGCCGATATCGCAATGATTCGACCGTCGATCTGGGGGTTAACGCCTTTCTTGGCCCGCTTAGCTATGCTGCGGACATTCGCACCGATAAATTCTCACAGGAATTGCGGCTGGCGCTACCGGTCAGCGCTGCGATCGATTGGCTGATCGGTGGCTTCTACACGGCCGAGGACACGCAATATCACGAGCTCGTCTCGCTTTACGACCCGGTCGCGCAGCGGCCCGTGGCAGATGGATATAATACGGTCTCGACCGGCAACTTTCATGAATATGCCGTCTTCTCCAACCTCACAGTGAAGTTGTCGGAGGTGTTCGATATCCAGTTCGGTGGCCGCTATGCGCGCTACGACCAGAGTTTCGGTCAGGTGTGGAACGGTTTGTTTATTCCGAGCCCACCCTTCATCCCGCCCCGTTCCACGCCGGAGGATGATGCGTTTACTTATCTGGTGACGCCTCGGCTCAGGCTGGCGACCGATCTCAATTTGTATGCTCGCTTTGCATCGGGCTATCGCGCAGGCGGGCCTAATTCCAGCCCGACGCCGACCTCATTGCCGACATTCAAGCCCGACAAGGCACGCAATTACGAGATTGGATTGAAGGGCCGCGGTTTTGGCGGCGCGATGTCCTATGACCTGTCAGTCTACTATATCGATTGGGACGACATCCAGCTTCAGACATTCAACCCGTCTGCGCAAACGACGGTCTATGTGAACGGTAACAGAGCGCGCAGCTGGGGGGTCGAATTCTCTGTGGAGGCAAGGCCGTGGACCGGCCTGACGGTAACAGCCTGGGGATCGTGGAACAGCGCCGAACTTACCGAGGAAATTCCTGTCAATATTCTGGCGATCGGATCGGCAGGCGACGCCTTGCCTTTTAGCCAAAATTTCTCCGGCTATGCATCTGCGGAGCAGGCGTTCCAGGTGGGTAATGGCATGGCGGTATTTTTCGGCGGGTCGGCCAGCTATATTGATCGTCGGCAAAACAACTTCCCGAACGGTCAGGTTACGGTGCGTCGGGCCCTGCCATCCTACACAAAAGTCGATCTGCGCGCCGGGCTGAGAGCCGACCGGTGGAAGTTGCAGGTCTATGCGGACAATGTGGGTGATTCTCGCGGTTGGCTGGCCATCAGTCCGTATAATTCGAGCGATATCCAGGCGATCCGGCCGCGGACGATCGGTGCGAGCATCGCTTACGACTTCTGA
- a CDS encoding OsmC family protein, protein MAKPTDPKSWSISTIVEPDGPACFAFADSDLDVAAASPVEQLLAAVGSCFGQSCIAMMRYHAWPVLAVELVVKGHKPAGPLIGKGLDTLEIFAHFCGAISVERQQRLLADAKKVCTVTNSLSSAIMITVKTVETAPAL, encoded by the coding sequence TTGGCTAAACCAACCGACCCAAAATCCTGGTCGATTTCGACCATAGTGGAGCCGGATGGTCCGGCGTGCTTCGCGTTCGCTGACAGCGACCTAGATGTCGCGGCGGCTTCGCCGGTCGAGCAACTGCTCGCAGCTGTCGGGTCTTGCTTCGGCCAATCGTGTATCGCGATGATGCGATATCACGCCTGGCCCGTTTTAGCCGTCGAGCTAGTCGTCAAAGGTCACAAGCCTGCCGGTCCGCTTATCGGCAAGGGGCTGGATACTCTGGAAATATTCGCGCATTTTTGCGGCGCGATAAGTGTAGAGCGCCAGCAACGCCTGCTGGCTGACGCGAAAAAAGTCTGCACCGTTACCAATTCACTTTCGTCCGCAATTATGATCACCGTCAAAACGGTCGAGACAGCGCCGGCGCTATGA
- a CDS encoding alpha/beta fold hydrolase, translating to MIVTFGITLVIIALIIICVTLLRILLQASVARKRRLSGPRYVDELAFWNVRGVRQAVQIRGTDTGNPVLLYLHGGPGWPMMPRAHEFQRAWETMFTVVQWDQRLGGKTLAQSGIGEEAPTIDGFVADGLDLVAQLQARFPGVPIILMGHSWGTVMGIEMVRRAPDCFAAYVAIGQVSNFMKSERYGYETVLKEAKRRNARKIVEALAAIPDYGQAPLVPGELVAVRKAYAKLGFANRAARHGLLIDMLQGAFRSPDYRWRDLTALVNMAAQTKAFGMSLAELPQFSARTEGTRINCPIIMVGGQYDLFTPTPTARAYFDTLDAPQKEFIEVDDLAHGGPLEKPAFFEELLRTRVRPLVDHVARAKQSPSHS from the coding sequence ATGATCGTTACTTTCGGAATCACGCTGGTGATCATTGCGCTGATCATCATATGTGTCACATTATTGCGCATCTTGCTGCAGGCATCCGTCGCTCGCAAGCGGCGTTTGTCGGGTCCGCGGTACGTCGATGAACTCGCCTTCTGGAATGTTCGCGGCGTTCGCCAGGCGGTGCAAATCCGCGGCACTGATACTGGCAACCCCGTCTTGCTATATCTCCATGGCGGACCCGGTTGGCCAATGATGCCGCGGGCACATGAGTTTCAGCGCGCTTGGGAAACGATGTTCACCGTTGTGCAGTGGGACCAGCGGCTTGGCGGCAAGACGCTTGCGCAAAGCGGCATCGGGGAGGAAGCGCCCACAATCGATGGTTTTGTTGCGGATGGCCTCGATCTGGTCGCACAACTCCAGGCCCGGTTCCCAGGCGTGCCGATCATCCTGATGGGTCACTCATGGGGGACGGTGATGGGAATCGAGATGGTTCGGCGTGCGCCGGATTGCTTCGCCGCCTATGTCGCCATCGGCCAGGTTTCGAATTTCATGAAATCGGAGCGGTACGGATATGAGACCGTCCTGAAGGAGGCGAAGCGCCGAAACGCGAGAAAGATCGTTGAAGCACTTGCGGCCATTCCCGATTATGGTCAGGCCCCATTGGTGCCTGGCGAACTCGTCGCGGTCCGAAAGGCGTATGCCAAGCTGGGTTTCGCCAACCGCGCGGCAAGGCACGGGCTGCTCATCGACATGCTGCAGGGCGCGTTTAGATCCCCGGACTATCGCTGGCGCGACTTGACGGCTCTCGTCAATATGGCCGCCCAGACAAAAGCCTTCGGCATGTCACTCGCCGAGCTTCCGCAGTTCAGTGCGCGGACCGAGGGAACACGGATCAACTGTCCGATCATCATGGTCGGAGGCCAGTATGACCTGTTTACACCCACGCCGACGGCGCGTGCCTATTTCGATACGCTGGACGCGCCCCAAAAGGAATTCATCGAGGTTGATGACCTGGCCCATGGTGGGCCGCTCGAGAAGCCAGCGTTCTTTGAAGAACTGCTGCGGACCCGTGTCAGGCCGCTAGTCGACCACGTAGCGCGGGCGAAACAATCGCCTTCGCATTCCTGA
- a CDS encoding DUF2817 domain-containing protein, whose protein sequence is MARSHEGTDAPIFFETYAQCREAFLATATRIGAQVEGHLHPDCRGPDGSELAIDIAFFGPRDARRLFVLSSGTHGCEGFAGSAVQLNTMRRLDELMGEADDTALLFVHGVNPYGWAYFSRTNENQVDLNRNFIDFGAKPPEHSLAPDIQRLSTYSTVKGPDLEKIIAGFSELAEIHGLEAAADALQCGQYFQTDGVGFGGLGEQWSNVTMRSIWSKYLGGRDKIGWIDLHTGLGRYGEPVILNFDPPGTTAHNIVLSWWGEAALAASNAAFRSGARPNYSGLLLQAAQDTALTFGSVLAGAVIEFGTFAPIEAAKSLWIDRWLRNLPDGAETNSVERLRAEALRFFYPNEIEWNHKVLENGWRIIAPAFREFAR, encoded by the coding sequence ATGGCCCGTTCCCATGAAGGCACCGATGCGCCGATATTCTTCGAAACGTACGCGCAATGCCGTGAGGCATTCCTGGCGACGGCAACACGCATCGGTGCGCAGGTTGAAGGCCATCTCCATCCCGATTGCCGGGGCCCGGATGGATCCGAATTGGCGATCGACATTGCCTTCTTCGGACCGCGAGACGCCCGGCGGCTGTTCGTGCTGTCGTCCGGAACGCATGGATGTGAGGGCTTTGCCGGGAGTGCGGTCCAACTGAATACGATGCGTCGGCTCGACGAACTTATGGGCGAAGCAGACGACACTGCCTTGCTGTTCGTCCATGGGGTAAACCCTTATGGCTGGGCGTATTTCAGTCGCACCAACGAGAATCAGGTCGATCTCAATCGCAATTTCATCGATTTCGGGGCGAAGCCTCCAGAGCATTCGCTTGCCCCCGACATTCAGCGCTTAAGCACGTATTCTACTGTGAAGGGCCCTGACCTGGAAAAAATCATAGCCGGGTTCAGTGAATTAGCCGAGATCCACGGGCTCGAGGCAGCCGCAGACGCACTGCAATGCGGTCAGTATTTCCAGACTGACGGTGTTGGATTCGGCGGGCTTGGCGAACAATGGTCCAACGTCACGATGCGATCGATATGGTCGAAATATCTGGGCGGCAGGGACAAGATCGGTTGGATCGACCTGCACACTGGCCTCGGTCGATATGGTGAGCCGGTCATTCTGAATTTCGATCCCCCAGGCACCACCGCGCACAACATCGTGCTTTCATGGTGGGGCGAGGCGGCGCTGGCTGCGTCGAACGCCGCGTTCCGCAGCGGGGCGCGGCCAAATTATTCTGGCCTGCTGTTGCAGGCTGCGCAGGACACAGCGTTGACGTTCGGCAGTGTTCTAGCCGGCGCCGTGATCGAGTTCGGCACCTTTGCGCCGATCGAAGCCGCCAAATCACTTTGGATCGACCGTTGGCTCCGCAACCTTCCCGACGGTGCGGAAACCAACAGCGTCGAAAGGTTGCGCGCCGAAGCGCTGCGCTTTTTCTATCCGAACGAAATCGAATGGAACCACAAAGTCCTGGAAAACGGGTGGCGCATCATTGCACCCGCTTTCAGAGAATTCGCGCGGTAG